The Agromyces mangrovi genome contains a region encoding:
- a CDS encoding histone-like nucleoid-structuring protein Lsr2 produces the protein MAKRVIEQFVDDLDGSVLDGDAETVRFALDGTSYEIDLSPKNASALRSDFEKYVTAARKASLGGPARKRRSSGGSTDTAAIREWARAKGIDVPSRGRLPKSVIDAYGAEG, from the coding sequence ATGGCAAAACGAGTCATCGAACAATTCGTCGACGATCTCGACGGTTCCGTGCTCGACGGCGACGCGGAAACCGTGCGATTCGCACTCGACGGCACCTCCTACGAGATCGACCTCTCACCGAAGAACGCCTCGGCACTCCGCTCCGACTTCGAGAAGTACGTCACGGCGGCCCGCAAGGCGAGCCTCGGCGGCCCCGCGCGGAAGCGGCGCTCGAGCGGCGGGTCGACCGACACGGCCGCGATCCGCGAGTGGGCGCGCGCGAAGGGCATCGACGTGCCGTCGCGCGGCCGGCTGCCCAAGAGCGTGATCGACGCCTACGGCGCCGAGGGCTGA
- a CDS encoding SAM-dependent methyltransferase, whose amino-acid sequence MSRPTVGVAIEPRFGAGGHDPYDRALRDGRATLELAHVDATGRAATSPIDVARFAAPADEADRSTLDGVRGAVLDAGCGPGRMVLAAILAGHLALGVDVSAAAVAVARARGLPVLHRSVFDRLPSEGAWGAVLLLDGNVGIGGSPAALLARCAALLDAHGRVVVETHVDHDADHAFEGVLHDGAGGRSLPFPWAHLGVRALPAPAASAGLAVRDAWTVGDRSFAALEPA is encoded by the coding sequence GTGAGCCGGCCGACCGTCGGGGTGGCGATCGAGCCGCGCTTCGGCGCGGGCGGCCACGATCCGTACGACCGCGCGCTGCGCGACGGGCGCGCGACCCTGGAACTCGCGCACGTGGACGCGACCGGCAGGGCGGCCACCTCGCCGATCGACGTCGCCCGCTTCGCCGCACCCGCCGACGAGGCCGACCGGTCGACGCTCGACGGCGTGCGCGGCGCGGTGCTCGACGCCGGCTGCGGCCCGGGGCGGATGGTGCTCGCGGCGATCCTCGCGGGGCACCTCGCGCTCGGCGTGGACGTGTCGGCGGCCGCGGTCGCGGTCGCGCGCGCCCGCGGGCTGCCCGTGCTGCACCGCTCGGTATTCGACCGGCTCCCGTCGGAGGGCGCGTGGGGCGCCGTGCTGCTGCTCGACGGCAACGTCGGCATCGGCGGCAGCCCCGCGGCGCTGCTCGCCCGGTGCGCAGCGCTACTCGACGCGCACGGCCGCGTCGTCGTCGAGACGCACGTCGACCACGACGCCGATCACGCGTTCGAGGGCGTGCTGCACGACGGCGCGGGCGGGCGCAGCCTCCCGTTCCCATGGGCGCACCTCGGCGTGCGTGCGCTCCCGGCTCCCGCGGCATCCGCCGGCCTCGCCGTGCGCGACGCCTGGACCGTCGGCGACCGATCCTTCGCGGCCCTCGAGCCCGCCTGA
- a CDS encoding glycoside hydrolase family 15 protein — MAGDYPDISDHGIIGDLQTAALIDREGTIDWFCCPRFDSPSVFGSLVDAERGGFCRIRPDTDDFVTKQLYLPDTAMLVTRFLTEAGVGEVIDFMPVTGGEATDEHRLVRKVRVVRGTMTFVGEIEPRFDYGRAPHTVEIVNGAGIVFASDAGRLTLHRIGGPVLHDGRRAGHIEPTGDGVRITITLHAGETTGVVLSSGDVEPRQLDQQELEDLYHQTREYWREWTDTSTYSGRWREIVSRSAITLKLMTYAPTGALVAAPTAALPEQVGGERNWDYRYTWIRDASFSVYALLGIGHIDEAEAFVKWLMDRIHESVGDDSGPLKIMYRVDGSSDLVEESIDELDGYRGSRPVRVGNGAADQLQLDIYGEAMSAIHLADTHGLELPHRGWDQVRDMLDWVCDHWGEPEEGIWETRGGKQHFTYGRFMCWVALDRGIRLAQRRGRPASIERWTAERDRIYEEIMSTGWNPERGAFVQHLDTDVLDASLLLMPLMGFVAPRDPMWLSTMAAMEETLVSDSLVYRYDPSASPDGLRGSEGTFTLCSFWYVDALARSGHTGRARYTFEKMLTYANHLGLFSEEIGLTGEQLGNFPQAFSHLALINAAVNLDYQLDHGAGDVEPVLWRGRRGG, encoded by the coding sequence GTGGCGGGCGACTACCCGGACATCAGCGATCACGGCATCATCGGCGACCTTCAGACGGCTGCGCTCATCGACCGCGAGGGCACCATCGACTGGTTCTGCTGCCCCAGGTTCGACTCGCCGAGCGTCTTCGGGTCGCTTGTCGACGCCGAGCGCGGCGGCTTCTGCCGCATCCGCCCCGACACCGATGATTTCGTGACCAAGCAGCTCTACCTGCCCGACACCGCGATGCTCGTCACGCGGTTCCTCACCGAGGCGGGCGTCGGCGAGGTGATCGACTTCATGCCCGTCACGGGCGGCGAGGCGACCGACGAGCACCGACTCGTGCGCAAGGTGCGGGTCGTGCGCGGCACGATGACGTTCGTCGGCGAGATCGAGCCGCGGTTCGACTACGGGCGGGCACCCCACACGGTCGAGATCGTGAACGGGGCGGGCATCGTCTTCGCATCGGATGCCGGCAGGCTGACGCTGCACCGCATCGGCGGGCCCGTGCTGCACGACGGCCGCCGGGCCGGGCACATCGAGCCGACCGGCGACGGCGTGCGCATCACCATCACCCTGCACGCGGGGGAGACGACCGGCGTCGTGCTCTCGTCGGGCGATGTCGAGCCCCGGCAGCTCGACCAGCAGGAGCTCGAGGACCTGTACCACCAGACGCGCGAGTACTGGCGGGAGTGGACCGACACGTCGACCTACTCCGGCCGTTGGCGCGAGATCGTGTCGCGGTCGGCGATCACGCTGAAGCTCATGACCTACGCACCGACGGGCGCGCTGGTCGCCGCCCCTACCGCGGCGCTGCCCGAGCAGGTGGGCGGCGAGCGCAACTGGGACTACCGCTACACGTGGATCCGCGATGCCTCGTTCTCGGTGTACGCGCTCCTCGGCATCGGCCACATCGACGAGGCCGAGGCGTTCGTGAAGTGGCTCATGGACCGCATCCACGAGAGCGTCGGCGACGACTCCGGGCCGCTGAAGATCATGTACCGCGTCGACGGCTCCTCCGACCTCGTCGAGGAGTCCATCGACGAGCTCGACGGCTACCGGGGCTCGCGCCCGGTGCGCGTCGGCAACGGCGCGGCCGATCAGCTGCAGCTCGACATCTACGGCGAGGCGATGTCGGCGATCCACCTCGCCGACACGCACGGCCTCGAGCTGCCGCACCGCGGCTGGGACCAGGTGCGCGACATGCTCGACTGGGTCTGCGACCACTGGGGCGAGCCGGAGGAGGGCATCTGGGAGACCCGTGGCGGGAAGCAGCACTTCACCTACGGGCGGTTCATGTGCTGGGTGGCGCTCGACCGGGGCATCCGCCTCGCACAGCGTCGTGGGCGCCCCGCATCGATCGAGCGCTGGACCGCGGAGCGCGACCGCATCTACGAGGAGATCATGTCGACCGGGTGGAATCCCGAACGGGGCGCCTTCGTGCAGCACCTCGACACCGATGTGCTCGATGCCTCGCTGCTGCTGATGCCGCTGATGGGGTTCGTCGCCCCGCGCGACCCGATGTGGCTGTCGACGATGGCGGCCATGGAGGAGACGCTCGTCTCCGACAGCCTCGTCTACCGGTACGACCCGAGCGCGTCACCCGACGGCCTGCGCGGCTCCGAGGGCACGTTCACGCTCTGCTCCTTCTGGTACGTCGACGCGCTCGCGCGGTCGGGGCACACCGGCCGGGCGCGGTACACGTTCGAGAAGATGCTGACCTACGCCAACCACCTCGGCCTGTTCTCCGAGGAGATCGGCCTCACCGGCGAGCAGCTCGGCAACTTCCCGCAGGCGTTCAGTCATCTCGCGCTGATCAACGCGGCCGTGAACCTCGACTACCAGCTCGATCACGGGGCCGGCGACGTCGAGCCGGTGCTCTGGCGAGGGAGGCGCGGCGGCTGA
- a CDS encoding MFS transporter encodes MPNAFALIAATARPEQRARIMGIMLGLSGSGTALGPVIGGGLASVAGWRWVFLINVPVAIIAAIAAARLPESTADGRTSVRSMDWLGVVLVTAGLALACVGIDNTTNLGLASPLTWAPAAIGAVLLVWFFRHVARREHPLINLRLFRERGFVFVLLAGTALNIAFIVFVFAATLQLQEVRGLSAAESGFVFMLAAVGVAACGPTAGFLTDRFGAGWVLSAACVLATAAVTGIALAQNLVVYTIALAFCGLGCGMGFSVSQIGAADLLPAKLAGEGSALALTSMIALGGVGAVIAGAVIEALSGTPKAWSLTALLLGLAVLLALTAVATIASTLRRQGFSTTARSS; translated from the coding sequence ATGCCGAACGCGTTCGCGCTCATCGCCGCGACCGCGCGCCCTGAGCAGCGCGCCCGCATCATGGGCATCATGCTCGGTCTCTCGGGCTCGGGCACGGCACTCGGCCCCGTGATCGGCGGCGGGCTCGCGTCGGTCGCGGGCTGGCGCTGGGTGTTCCTCATCAACGTGCCGGTCGCGATCATCGCGGCGATCGCGGCGGCCCGCCTGCCCGAGTCGACCGCCGACGGCCGCACGAGCGTGCGCAGCATGGACTGGCTCGGCGTGGTGCTCGTGACCGCGGGGCTGGCGCTCGCGTGCGTCGGCATCGACAACACGACGAACCTCGGCCTCGCGTCGCCGCTCACCTGGGCGCCGGCGGCGATCGGGGCGGTGCTGCTCGTGTGGTTCTTCCGGCACGTGGCCCGCAGGGAGCATCCGCTCATCAACCTGCGGCTGTTCCGCGAGCGCGGCTTCGTCTTCGTGCTGCTCGCGGGCACCGCGCTCAACATCGCGTTCATCGTGTTCGTGTTCGCCGCGACCCTGCAGCTGCAGGAGGTGCGCGGGCTCTCGGCGGCGGAGTCGGGGTTCGTGTTCATGCTCGCGGCGGTGGGCGTGGCCGCGTGCGGGCCGACCGCGGGGTTCCTCACCGACCGCTTCGGCGCCGGCTGGGTGCTGAGCGCCGCCTGCGTGCTCGCGACCGCAGCGGTCACGGGCATCGCGCTGGCCCAGAACCTCGTGGTCTACACGATCGCGCTGGCGTTCTGCGGGCTCGGCTGCGGCATGGGTTTCTCGGTGTCGCAGATCGGCGCGGCCGACCTCCTGCCCGCCAAGCTCGCGGGCGAGGGCAGCGCGCTCGCACTGACCTCGATGATCGCGCTCGGCGGCGTCGGCGCGGTCATCGCGGGCGCGGTCATCGAGGCGCTCTCGGGCACGCCGAAGGCCTGGTCGCTCACCGCGCTGCTGCTCGGCCTCGCCGTGCTGCTCGCGCTCACCGCGGTCGCGACCATCGCGAGCACGCTGCGACGGCAGGGCTTCTCGACGACGGCGCGCTCCAGCTGA
- a CDS encoding MTAP family purine nucleoside phosphorylase, producing the protein MTAPAPHAAHGVEIGVIGGSGLYGLLDDDAQPVDIATPYGPPSGPLVIGALEGRRVAFLSRHGAGHVIPPHRLNFRANIWALASLGVRAIVTSAAVGGLVPEARPGRFALPDQFIDRTVGRADTFFDGPSVQHLAAADPFCPELRRHAASAVTALGEDLMTEATTVVIQGPRFSTRAESRLFRSWGAHLVNMTQYPEVVLAAELGVGLVNLSFVTDTDAGDEAGEADAVDPQLVFDRMAAAEPRIRAAITAMVGAVPDAYTARQFVDPAAVAAVLAQAPVVA; encoded by the coding sequence GTGACCGCACCCGCACCGCACGCAGCGCACGGCGTCGAGATCGGCGTGATCGGCGGCTCCGGCCTGTACGGCCTGCTCGACGACGACGCGCAGCCCGTCGACATCGCGACCCCGTACGGCCCGCCGTCGGGTCCGCTCGTGATCGGCGCGCTGGAGGGCCGCCGGGTCGCGTTCCTCAGCAGACACGGGGCGGGTCACGTGATCCCCCCGCATCGCCTCAACTTCCGGGCGAACATCTGGGCGCTCGCGAGCCTCGGCGTGCGTGCCATCGTCACCTCGGCCGCGGTCGGCGGGCTCGTGCCCGAGGCGCGCCCGGGACGGTTCGCGCTGCCCGACCAGTTCATCGACCGCACCGTCGGCCGCGCCGACACGTTCTTCGACGGCCCGTCGGTGCAGCACCTCGCGGCGGCCGACCCGTTCTGCCCCGAGCTGCGCCGGCACGCGGCATCCGCCGTCACCGCACTCGGCGAGGACCTCATGACCGAGGCGACCACCGTCGTGATCCAGGGGCCGCGCTTCTCGACCCGCGCCGAGTCGCGCCTGTTCCGCTCGTGGGGCGCGCACCTCGTGAACATGACGCAGTACCCCGAGGTCGTGCTCGCCGCCGAGCTCGGCGTGGGCCTCGTGAACCTGTCGTTCGTGACCGACACCGATGCCGGCGACGAGGCGGGCGAGGCCGACGCGGTCGACCCGCAGCTCGTGTTCGACCGCATGGCGGCGGCCGAGCCGCGCATCCGCGCCGCGATCACCGCGATGGTCGGCGCGGTGCCCGACGCCTACACCGCCCGGCAGTTCGTCGACCCGGCGGCCGTCGCGGCCGTGCTCGCGCAGGCGCCCGTGGTGGCCTGA
- a CDS encoding M15 family metallopeptidase, with the protein MPARPLDRIVGAVCLAALVVTSTAAGVHSTEARADAAALASYDDAVVVLTGARTDADQASADLDATRATATDAADAATSALEVVDPELLDDTATVEALEAARDELATADEVIDGYLAETASDPDDDLGAAPATRDEHASAAVRLIVRAGVLDTAAGTMRDFDASLAELTAAVDGAALDLAASAHAHGTATDAPELAGDEATDAYAAAVGALDGVAASDLAPALSAYQDAWADAVAAHEAAEEAARAAAEASAPPPAANTSDGVQPTYIRGILVVNKTYGLPSWYGNGLTAETVNAYERMRAEAAAFGLDLYISSGFRSYATQASIYNRYVANEGVAAADRHSARPGHSEHQTGLTFDLNTITEAFGRTAEGQWVAQNAHRFGFIVRYPPGKEAITGYVWEPWHLRYLGVGTASEVYASGLSLEEYLGITSVYR; encoded by the coding sequence ATGCCGGCACGCCCACTCGACCGAATCGTCGGTGCCGTGTGCCTGGCCGCGCTCGTCGTCACGTCGACCGCCGCCGGCGTGCACAGCACCGAGGCCCGAGCGGATGCCGCCGCGCTCGCGTCGTACGACGACGCCGTCGTGGTGCTCACCGGCGCCCGCACCGACGCCGACCAGGCGAGCGCCGACCTCGACGCCACGCGGGCAACCGCCACCGATGCCGCCGACGCGGCCACCTCGGCGCTCGAGGTGGTCGACCCCGAGCTGCTCGACGACACCGCCACCGTCGAGGCGCTCGAGGCGGCTCGCGACGAACTCGCGACCGCCGACGAGGTGATCGACGGGTACCTGGCGGAGACCGCATCCGACCCGGACGACGACCTCGGCGCCGCACCCGCCACGCGAGACGAGCACGCGTCGGCGGCCGTGCGGCTCATCGTGCGTGCGGGCGTGCTCGACACCGCAGCGGGCACGATGCGCGACTTCGACGCCTCGCTCGCCGAACTCACCGCCGCGGTCGACGGGGCAGCGCTCGACCTGGCCGCCTCGGCGCACGCGCACGGTACGGCGACGGATGCCCCGGAGCTGGCCGGCGACGAGGCGACCGACGCGTACGCGGCCGCCGTCGGTGCGCTCGACGGCGTCGCCGCATCCGATCTCGCCCCTGCACTCTCCGCGTACCAGGACGCGTGGGCCGACGCGGTCGCCGCGCACGAGGCGGCGGAGGAGGCTGCGCGCGCCGCCGCCGAGGCATCCGCCCCGCCCCCGGCCGCGAACACGTCCGACGGGGTGCAGCCGACGTACATCCGCGGCATCCTCGTGGTGAACAAGACCTACGGGCTGCCGAGCTGGTACGGCAACGGCCTGACGGCCGAGACCGTGAACGCCTACGAGCGCATGCGCGCCGAGGCGGCGGCATTCGGCCTCGACCTCTACATCTCGAGCGGGTTCCGGTCGTACGCGACCCAGGCGTCGATCTACAACCGGTACGTCGCGAACGAGGGCGTCGCCGCGGCCGACCGCCATTCAGCCCGGCCCGGGCACAGCGAGCACCAGACCGGGCTCACCTTCGACCTGAACACGATCACCGAGGCCTTCGGGCGCACCGCCGAGGGGCAGTGGGTCGCGCAGAACGCGCACCGCTTCGGATTCATCGTGCGCTACCCGCCCGGTAAGGAGGCGATCACCGGCTACGTCTGGGAGCCGTGGCACCTGCGCTACCTGGGAGTGGGCACCGCGAGCGAGGTGTACGCGAGCGGGCTGAGCCTCGAGGAGTACCTGGGCATCACGTCGGTGTACCGCTGA
- a CDS encoding molybdopterin-dependent oxidoreductase, which produces MPDSGMSRRALLATVATASVALVATTAGQTWAWLEPFNVFAPRRRGDGPQGLPVNRTAAQAGVTDLARDPDWRLTVAHDGTEQPFTRDELAAMPQSEAVLPIACVEGWSTTAHWRGVAMRDLLEAVGAPSGASVFITSLEPRGAFRTSEMGPEFARDPLTLVALELNGEVLDLEHGYPARIIAPARPGVVQTKWIERIEVQA; this is translated from the coding sequence ATGCCTGACTCCGGCATGAGCCGCCGCGCGCTGCTCGCGACCGTCGCGACGGCGTCGGTGGCGCTCGTCGCCACGACCGCCGGCCAGACCTGGGCCTGGCTCGAGCCGTTCAACGTGTTCGCGCCGCGCCGCCGCGGCGACGGCCCGCAGGGCCTGCCCGTGAACCGCACCGCAGCGCAGGCGGGCGTCACCGACCTCGCGCGCGACCCCGACTGGCGGCTGACCGTCGCGCACGACGGCACCGAGCAGCCGTTCACGCGCGACGAGCTCGCCGCGATGCCCCAGAGCGAGGCCGTGCTGCCGATCGCGTGCGTCGAGGGCTGGAGCACGACGGCGCACTGGCGGGGCGTCGCCATGCGCGACCTGCTCGAGGCGGTCGGGGCGCCGTCAGGGGCATCCGTCTTCATCACCAGCCTCGAGCCGCGCGGGGCGTTCCGCACCTCCGAGATGGGGCCCGAGTTCGCGCGCGACCCGCTCACGCTCGTCGCGCTCGAGCTGAACGGCGAGGTGCTCGACCTCGAGCACGGGTACCCCGCGCGCATCATCGCGCCGGCCCGCCCGGGCGTCGTGCAGACCAAGTGGATCGAACGGATCGAGGTGCAGGCATGA
- a CDS encoding MFS transporter, producing MPKPDEPHARTDQPEGLWRATMRYVPVGLALFAVQLDFFALNLALPTIAKDLGVPVTDLQWMLSGYLLSLGSCFVPAGKLGDTIGRRKVLIIGMIIFGGTSLVCALASAAPCSSRSACCRASGRRSSCRTRSRSSPRPRALSSAPASWASCSVSRARARHSAP from the coding sequence ATGCCGAAGCCAGACGAACCGCACGCGCGCACCGACCAGCCCGAGGGGCTGTGGCGCGCGACCATGCGCTACGTGCCGGTCGGGCTCGCGCTCTTCGCGGTGCAGCTCGACTTCTTCGCGCTGAACCTCGCGCTGCCGACCATCGCGAAGGACCTCGGCGTGCCGGTCACCGACCTGCAGTGGATGCTGAGCGGCTACCTGCTGAGCCTCGGCTCGTGCTTCGTGCCGGCGGGCAAGCTCGGAGACACGATCGGCCGCCGCAAGGTGCTGATCATCGGCATGATCATCTTCGGCGGCACGAGCCTCGTCTGCGCACTGGCATCCGCAGCCCCGTGCTCATCGCGTTCCGCGTGCTGCAGGGCATCGGGTCGGCGCTCATCATGCCGAACGCGTTCGCGCTCATCGCCGCGACCGCGCGCCCTGAGCAGCGCGCCCGCATCATGGGCATCATGCTCGGTCTCTCGGGCTCGGGCACGGCACTCGGCCCCGTGA